The sequence CGGCCCGATATCCGCCGCATTCAGAAATTCATCGCTTTCGACGAGGCTTTTCAGGCTCAGAACGGGCCAGATTTCGCCGCCTTGTGCAAAGGAGCCCCTGAGAAACCGATCGCAGCGGATCACCGTTTTTGGCTTCTCACGGTTTCTTTGGCTTTCCGGAAAGCGCCGGAACCCCAGTACCTCATCAACCAGCAGGCCGGCCGGCACATCCCGATGATTGACCGACAAGACCCTGGCGCGACGGCTGTTTGCCGCGATGCCGCCGCCAAAAAAATGGTTGATGTCAATCAGCGGCAAAAGTTGCCCGCGTATATTGACCAGCCCACGCAGCCAGTGCTTCGCCCCCGGGACCCTGGCAACGCCGGACGGCAGCGTCAGGACTTCCCGGATTTCATCCCTGGCCACCAGAAATTGTTCGTCTCCCAACCG is a genomic window of Pseudomonadota bacterium containing:
- a CDS encoding purine-binding chemotaxis protein CheW; protein product: MKNSSGLKKLTDRPFELLLEMERRARAAASGSQKQTAEEKEYVGIGFRLGDEQFLVARDEIREVLTLPSGVARVPGAKHWLRGLVNIRGQLLPLIDINHFFGGGIAANSRRARVLSVNHRDVPAGLLVDEVLGFRRFPESQRNREKPKTVIRCDRFLRGSFAQGGEIWPVLSLKSLVESDEFLNAADIGPVTS